Proteins from a single region of Ziziphus jujuba cultivar Dongzao chromosome 1, ASM3175591v1:
- the LOC132805007 gene encoding IAA-amino acid hydrolase ILR1-like 4 isoform X1, with protein MGFIKWVFFIFALCASGSTPILSDSSFNSNGLSRIPSKLLNFAKKPELFDWMVGIRRKIHENPELGYEEFETSKLIRAELDKMGISYRYPVAITGVIGFVGTGKPPFVALRADMDALAMQEMVEWEHKSKIPGKMHACGHDAHVAMLLGAAKILKEHQKDLQGTVVLVFQPAEEEGGGAERILEAGMLENVDAIFGMHVEPSLPVGEVFTRPGPLLAGGGYFEAVISGKGGHAAIPHHSVDPILAASNVIVSLQHLVSREADPLDSQVVTVAKFQGGGAFNVIPDSVTIGGTYRAFSKESITQLKQRIEEVITGQAAVQKCNATVNFPESFPPTINSEALHEHFHKVAGEMLGIHRVKDMQPYLGSEDFAFYQEAIPGCYFFLGMKNETLGRLESEHSPYFQINEDILPFGAALHASLATSYLFEFQPEVHLQEGKYDDEF; from the exons ATGGGGTTCATCAAATGggtctttttcatttttgctcTTTGTGCGAGTGGTTCAACACCTATATTGTCGGATTCTTCTTTCAATTCAAATGGACTCTCACGAATTCCGTCAAAGTTACTTAACTTTGCCAAGAAACCTGAGCTGTTTGATTGGATGGTGGGAATCCGAAGGAAAATACACGAAAATCCAGAACTGGGTTATGAGGAATTTGAGACTAGTAAGCTAATAAGAGCAGAATTAGACAAAATGGGCATCTCTTATAGATACCCGGTGGCCATTACCGGTGTTATCGGCTTTGTTGGGACTGGCAAACCTCCTTTTGTAGCGCTAAGAGCAGATATGGACGCTTTGGCTATGCAG GAAATGGTGGAGTGGGAGCACAAGAGTAAAATCCCTGGGAAGATGCATGCTTGTGGACATGATGCCCATGTTGCAATGCTTCTTGGTGCTGCCAAGATTCTTAAAGAACATCAGAAAGATCTACAG GGAACAGTTGTTCTTGTATTCCAACCAGCTGAGGAAGAAGGTGGAGGGGCTGAGAGAATTTTAGAAGCTGGAATGCTAGAGAATGTTGATGCAATATTTGGGATGCATGTAGAACCTAGCTTACCAGTAGGTGAAGTGTTCACCAGACCTGGTCCTTTATTGGCTGGGGGTGGGTATTTTGAAGCAGTAATAAGTGGGAAAGGTGGTCATGCTGCCATTCCTCACCACTCTGTTGACCCAATATTGGCTGCTTCAAATGTGATTGTTAGCTTGCAACATCTTGTTTCACGTGAAGCTGATCCCCTAGACTCACAG GTGGTAACAGTGGCAAAATTCCAAGGAGGTGGTGCTTTTAATGTGATTCCTGATTCGGTTACAATTGGTGGTACTTACCGTGCCTTTTCAAAAGAAAGCATCACGCAACTCAAGCAACGTATTGAGGAG gttATCACTGGTCAGGCTGCTGTGCAGAAATGCAATGCTACAGTCAATTTCCCTGAAAGCTTCCCTCCAACCATAAACAGCGAGGCCTTGCACGAGCACTTTCATAAGGTAGCAGGTGAAATGCTTGGCATACATAGAGTTAAAGACATGCAACCATATTTGGGATCTGAGGATTTTGCGTTCTACCAAGAGGCAATACCTGGATGCTATTTCTTCCTTGGAATGAAGAATGAGACACTTGGACGGCTTGAATCAGAGCATTCACCTTACTTCCAAATCAATGAAGATATACTTCCTTTTGGTGCTGCACTTCATGCCTCATTGGCTACTAGTTATCTGTTTGAATTCCAACCAGAAGTTCATTTACAGGAAGGAAAATATGATGATGAATTCTGA
- the LOC132805007 gene encoding IAA-amino acid hydrolase ILR1-like 4 isoform X2: MGFIKWVFFIFALCASGSTPILSDSSFNSNGLSRIPSKLLNFAKKPELFDWMVGIRRKIHENPELGYEEFETSKLIRAELDKMGISYRYPVAITGVIGFVGTGKPPFVALRADMDALAMQEMVEWEHKSKIPGKMHACGHDAHVAMLLGAAKILKEHQKDLQGTVVLVFQPAEEEGGGAERILEAGMLENVDAIFGMHVEPSLPVGEVFTRPGPLLAGGGYFEAVISGKGGHAAIPHHSVDPILAASNVIVSLQHLVSREADPLDSQVVTVAKFQGGGAFNVIPDSVTIGGTYRAFSKESITQLKQRIEEIRQVGLGD, translated from the exons ATGGGGTTCATCAAATGggtctttttcatttttgctcTTTGTGCGAGTGGTTCAACACCTATATTGTCGGATTCTTCTTTCAATTCAAATGGACTCTCACGAATTCCGTCAAAGTTACTTAACTTTGCCAAGAAACCTGAGCTGTTTGATTGGATGGTGGGAATCCGAAGGAAAATACACGAAAATCCAGAACTGGGTTATGAGGAATTTGAGACTAGTAAGCTAATAAGAGCAGAATTAGACAAAATGGGCATCTCTTATAGATACCCGGTGGCCATTACCGGTGTTATCGGCTTTGTTGGGACTGGCAAACCTCCTTTTGTAGCGCTAAGAGCAGATATGGACGCTTTGGCTATGCAG GAAATGGTGGAGTGGGAGCACAAGAGTAAAATCCCTGGGAAGATGCATGCTTGTGGACATGATGCCCATGTTGCAATGCTTCTTGGTGCTGCCAAGATTCTTAAAGAACATCAGAAAGATCTACAG GGAACAGTTGTTCTTGTATTCCAACCAGCTGAGGAAGAAGGTGGAGGGGCTGAGAGAATTTTAGAAGCTGGAATGCTAGAGAATGTTGATGCAATATTTGGGATGCATGTAGAACCTAGCTTACCAGTAGGTGAAGTGTTCACCAGACCTGGTCCTTTATTGGCTGGGGGTGGGTATTTTGAAGCAGTAATAAGTGGGAAAGGTGGTCATGCTGCCATTCCTCACCACTCTGTTGACCCAATATTGGCTGCTTCAAATGTGATTGTTAGCTTGCAACATCTTGTTTCACGTGAAGCTGATCCCCTAGACTCACAG GTGGTAACAGTGGCAAAATTCCAAGGAGGTGGTGCTTTTAATGTGATTCCTGATTCGGTTACAATTGGTGGTACTTACCGTGCCTTTTCAAAAGAAAGCATCACGCAACTCAAGCAACGTATTGAGGAG aTACGTCAAGTTGGATTAGGTGATTGA
- the LOC132805008 gene encoding glycosyltransferase BC10, producing the protein MAIEEGKDPGIASRTNQSRVFPMRFIQFSVLCLCLILGVSVFSLYTIRYFKVQNVAPVSQSKILPCFQETSNIETWIRPPSTLLHTMNDTELLWRASFAPRRKNYPFKRVPKIAFMFLTKGPLPMAPLWERFFKGHESLYSIYIHSLPTYTADFPPSSVFYSRQIPSQIAEWGRMSMCDAERRLLANALLDISNEWFILLSEACIPLANFSVVYRYISRSRYSFMGSFDEPGPYGRGRYNGNMAPEVNLTDWRKGSQWFEVNRQLAIKIIEDTTYYPKFREFCTPSCYVDEHYFQTMLSIETPQLLANRSLTYVDWSRGGAHPATFGQADISEDFIKKISGSKTCLYNDQETTVCFLFARKFAPSALPPLLEIASRALGF; encoded by the exons atggcaattgaagaAGGCAAAGATCCTGGCATTGCTTCTAGAACCAACCAATCGAGGGTCTTTCCCATGAGATTCATTCAGTTTTCGGTTCTGTGTTTGTGCCTGATTCTTGGGGTTTCGGTTTTTAGCTTGTATACGATTCGGTACTTTAAGGTTCAAAATGTGGCTCCAGTATCACAGTCCAAAATCTTGCCTTGTTTTCAAGAAACAAGTAATATAGAAACTTGGATCAGACCTCCTTCGACCTTGTTGCACACCATGAATGACACGGAGCTATTATGGAGGGCTTCATTTGCTCCTCGTAGAAAGAATTACCCGTTTAAAAGAGTTCCCAAGATTGCTTTCATGTTCTTGACAAAGGGCCCATTGCCAATGGCACCTCTTTGGGAGCGCTTCTTCAAGGGCCACGAGAGTCTTTACTCGATCTACATCCATTCATTGCCCACTTACACTGCCGATTTTCCACCTTCTTCGGTGTTCTACAGCAGACAAATCCCAAGTCAG ATAGCAGAGTGGGGAAGGATGAGTATGTGTGATGCTGAGAGGAGACTTCTAGCTAATGCATTACTTGACATCTCAAATGAATGGTTCATCCTCCTTTCAGAGGCATGCATTCCTCTTGCCAACTTCAGCGTTGTCTATCGCTATATTTCGAGATCTCGATACAGCTTTATGGGATCATTTGATGAACCTGGACCCTATGGAAGAGGACGCTACAATGGAAATATGGCACCTGAGGTCAACCTCACTGATTGGCGTAAAGGGTCTCAGTGGTTTGAGGTTAATCGACAACTTGCAATTAAGATTATTGAAGATACTACCTACTACCCCAAGTTCAGAGAATTCTGCACACCATCATGTTACGTGGATGAGCACTATTTCCAAACAATGCTTAGCATTGAAACCCCGCAACTTTTGGCAAATAGGAGCCTTACTTATGTGGACTGGTCAAGAGGTGGTGCTCACCCGGCAACATTTGGGCAGGCAGATATCAGTGAGGATTTCATCAAGAAGATTTCTGGAAGTAAAACATGCCTTTACAATGACCAAGAAACTACAGTTTGTTTCCTCTTTGCCAGAAAGTTTGCTCCAAGCGCTTTGCCTCCTCTATTAGAAATAGCATCCAGAGCTCTAGGCTTTTGA
- the LOC132805010 gene encoding small ribosomal subunit protein eS30z/eS30y/eS30x has product MGKVHGSLARAGKVRGQTPKVAKQDKKKKPRGRAHKRMQYNRRFVTAVVGFGKKRGPNSSEK; this is encoded by the exons ATGG GTAAGGTTCACGGATCGCTGGCACGTGCTGGGAAGGTGAGGGGTCAGACCCCAAAGGTTGCTAAGCAagacaagaagaagaaacccagaGGCCGCGCCCACAAGCGTATGCAGTACAACCGCAGATTTGTCACCGCCG TTGTTGGATTTGGGAAGAAGAGGGGACCCAATTCGTCTGAGAAGTAG